One stretch of Hemitrygon akajei chromosome 18, sHemAka1.3, whole genome shotgun sequence DNA includes these proteins:
- the prim1 gene encoding DNA primase small subunit, with product MALTENRYDAFELADLLPVYYRRLFPYPQYFRWLSYGGVPKNYFQNREFSFTLKDDIYVRYQSFSSQNELEKEIQKVVPFKIDIGAVYSHKPSQHNSVKSGAFQAESKELVFDIDMTDYDDVRTCCSSADICRNCWTLMTMAIKILDRALEEDFGFLHRLWVYSGRRGVHCWVCDESARKLSQAARSAVAEYLSVVKGGIDTVKKVHLTEPIHPSIKEALKVIDGYFEDYATSKQDLFGSKETWQKILVLVPDEIQEGLQRDFIKARNSVERWKLFQKNLNKSLHMGEIMLQYCYPRLDVNVSKSINHLLKSPFSVHPKTGRISVPIDLKNVDKFDPLNVPTISLLCKELDQKIEEEQENVSIENGGEPEAKRRTRDYKKTSLLGPIKIFEQFIEEMEKSRKGLLLEQSDKQRDF from the exons ATGGCGCTAACTGAGAACCGCTATGATGCATTTGAATTAGCAGATTTGCTCCCTGTTTACTACAGGCGCCTCTTCCCGTACCCTCAGTACTTCAGGTGGCTGAGTTATGGAGGTG TCCCCAAGAATTACTTCCAGAATCGAGAATTTTCCTTCACCTTGAAAGATGACATCTACGTACGTTACCAGTCCTTTAGTAGTCAGAATGAATTggagaaagaaatacagaaaGTGGTTCCTTTCAAGATCGACATTGGAGCTGTCTATTCTCACAAG CCTAGTCAACATAACTCTGTGAAGTCAGGGGCCTTCCAGGCAGAAAGTAAAGAGTTGGTCTTTGATATTGATATGACAGATTATGATGATGTCCGAACCTGTTGTAG CTCTGCAGATATTTGTCGTAATTGTTGGACACTGATGACTATGGCTATTAAGATTCTGGATAGAGCATTAGAAG AGGATTTTGGGTTTCTGCATCGCCTCTGGGTATATTCTGGTCGAAGAGGGGTGCATTGCTGGGTCTGTGATGAAAGTGCTCGGAAACTTTCCCAGGCAGCGCGGTCAGCTGTCGCAGAGTACCTGAGTGTGGTTAAG GGTGGGATTGATACCGTTAAGAAAGTACACCTGACAGAACCCATTCATCCTTCTATTAA GGAAGCACTCAAAGTGATAGATGGTTATTTTGAAGACTATGCCACAAGTAAACAAGATCTTTTCGGCAGTAAAGAAACTTGGCAGAAGATCCTTGTTTTGGTCCCCGATG AGATTCAAGAGGGACTGCAAAGGGATTTTATAAAAGCACGGAATTCAGTTGAGCGCTGGAAATTGTTCCAAAAGAAT ttgaaCAAAAGTCTTCACATGGGAGAGATAATGCTGCAGTACTGCTATCCTCGCCTGGATGTGAACGTCAGTAAAAGTATCAACCATCTGCTGAAAAGCCCTTTCTCTGTCCATCCCAAAACAG GTCGAATTTCAGTGCCCATTGATTTGAAGAACGTGGATAAATTTGATCCCCTTAATGTGCCCACAATAAG TTTGCTTTGCAAGGAACTTGATCAGAAAATTGAGGAAGAGCAAGAGAATGTAAGCATTGAGAATGGTGGGGAACCAGAGGCGAAGCGTCGCACCAGAG ATTATAAGAAGACAAGTCTCCTGGGGCCTATCAAGATTTTTGAGCAATTCATAGAGGAGATGGAGAAGTCACGAAAGGGTTTGCTGCTGGAACAGAGTG ATAAACAAAGAGATTTTTGA